The following are from one region of the Cloacibacterium normanense genome:
- the queD gene encoding 6-carboxytetrahydropterin synthase QueD, which translates to MIRITKIFTFETAHVLYNYDGKCKNMHGHSYKLFVTVKGTPINDINNVKNGMVVDFGDIKKIVKEEIVEVWDHAVLLNALTPHKELGEDLANKGHKVIECNYQPTCENMLYEIAEKIKNKLPSHVQLAYLKLHETENSYGEWFAEENS; encoded by the coding sequence ATGATACGCATTACTAAAATTTTCACCTTCGAGACGGCGCATGTTTTGTATAACTATGACGGCAAATGCAAAAATATGCACGGACATTCTTACAAACTTTTTGTGACCGTAAAAGGAACTCCAATTAATGACATCAATAACGTGAAAAACGGAATGGTAGTAGATTTTGGAGACATTAAAAAAATTGTAAAAGAGGAAATTGTAGAAGTTTGGGATCATGCTGTTTTATTGAATGCATTGACGCCGCATAAAGAATTGGGCGAAGATTTGGCTAATAAAGGGCATAAAGTAATTGAATGTAATTACCAACCCACTTGTGAAAATATGCTATACGAAATTGCCGAAAAAATTAAAAATAAATTGCCTTCTCATGTTCAATTGGCGTATCTGAAACTTCACGAAACCGAAAATTCTTACGGAGAATGGTTTGCGGAAGAAAATTCTTAA
- a CDS encoding glycoside hydrolase family 31 protein produces MKHLFKFLLLFFATSLFAQNNQRFFQKIEFKNNTAEISVNDGLYQVKFYSPEMVETAFIPKNQTLAENSHAVILSPKSVKYNFRETRGFAWIETSGITVKIQKLPFQISYYKGDELLISEKNGYGTYENGEINNHPQNFETLNFNLSPDEVLYGVGARALGMNRRGNRLMLYNRAHYGYETKSELLNYTMPIVVSSKKYLIHFDNAPIGYLDLDSKKDNSLTYETVSGRKVYQVISGNSWEDLVKNYTNLTGKQPMLPRWSLGNFSSRFGYHTQQQTVETIEKFRAENIPVDAIILDLYWFGKSIQGTLGNFAWDKDNFPKPQQMIDDLRKNNVETILITEPFVVNTSSRYQEALDKDILAKNNDGKAFMYDFYFGHTGLIDIYCQKGNSWFKNIYKDLLNQGVTGIWGDLGEPEVHPSTILHGNGKNGDQVHNIYGMDWAKLVKESFAETSPNARPFILMRAGYSGAQRNGLVPWSGDVSRSWGGLQSQPDISLQMGLQGIAFMHSDLGGFAGKNEDDELYARWLQYGVFNPIYRPHADENVPSEPVYRSEKAKNLAKKAIELRYALLPYNYNLVFENHKNGTPLMRPLFFEEPENQKLYTYNTAYFWGKDFLISPILNKGQKEQSIYFPKNSDWVNFYTDEKILGGTTQTFATEEDKIPTFVRAGAIIPMAKPMQSTKEYDGNTLILHYYFDEKVKETKLKLYNDDGLQNGAYEKGQFEMMEFEAKTNGKTITFELGNEVGANFSAKSKNIELVIHHVSKNPNSIKAGCKKLEYTYDSEKKTLKVNLVWDSAKESKVKIKL; encoded by the coding sequence ATGAAACACCTTTTCAAGTTTTTGTTGCTTTTTTTTGCAACAAGTCTTTTCGCACAAAACAATCAAAGATTTTTTCAAAAAATTGAATTTAAAAATAACACCGCCGAAATTTCTGTCAATGACGGATTGTATCAAGTAAAATTTTATTCGCCAGAAATGGTAGAAACGGCTTTTATCCCAAAAAATCAAACGCTTGCAGAAAATTCTCACGCCGTAATTCTCTCTCCAAAATCTGTAAAATACAATTTCAGAGAAACCAGAGGTTTTGCATGGATTGAAACTTCTGGAATTACCGTAAAAATTCAAAAATTGCCTTTTCAAATTTCTTATTACAAAGGAGATGAACTCTTGATTTCTGAAAAAAATGGTTACGGAACTTATGAAAACGGCGAAATCAATAATCATCCACAAAATTTTGAAACATTAAATTTCAATCTTTCTCCAGACGAAGTTTTATATGGAGTTGGAGCAAGAGCACTCGGAATGAATCGTCGCGGAAACAGATTAATGTTATACAATCGTGCTCATTACGGCTACGAAACCAAATCTGAATTGCTTAATTACACGATGCCTATTGTAGTTTCGAGTAAAAAATATTTGATTCATTTTGACAATGCACCGATTGGTTACCTCGATTTAGACAGCAAAAAAGACAATTCATTGACTTACGAAACGGTTTCTGGAAGAAAAGTGTATCAAGTCATTTCAGGAAATTCTTGGGAAGATTTGGTTAAAAATTACACCAATTTAACAGGAAAACAACCCATGCTTCCAAGATGGAGTTTAGGGAATTTTTCGAGCAGATTTGGATATCATACACAGCAACAAACCGTGGAAACCATAGAGAAATTCAGAGCCGAAAATATTCCTGTTGATGCCATTATTTTAGATTTATATTGGTTCGGAAAATCTATTCAAGGAACGCTCGGAAATTTTGCTTGGGACAAAGATAATTTCCCAAAACCTCAACAAATGATTGATGATTTGAGAAAAAACAACGTAGAAACCATTCTCATCACCGAACCTTTCGTGGTGAATACTTCTTCGCGTTATCAGGAAGCTCTTGACAAAGATATTTTGGCAAAAAACAACGATGGAAAAGCATTTATGTACGATTTTTATTTCGGGCACACTGGTTTGATTGACATTTACTGTCAAAAAGGAAATTCTTGGTTCAAAAATATTTACAAAGACTTATTGAATCAAGGCGTTACAGGAATTTGGGGAGATTTAGGTGAGCCAGAAGTTCATCCTTCTACCATTCTTCACGGAAACGGAAAAAATGGCGACCAAGTTCACAATATTTACGGAATGGATTGGGCGAAATTAGTGAAAGAAAGTTTTGCAGAAACTTCACCAAATGCTCGTCCGTTTATTTTGATGAGAGCAGGTTATTCTGGAGCTCAAAGAAATGGGCTCGTTCCTTGGAGTGGCGACGTTTCTAGAAGTTGGGGCGGATTGCAAAGTCAACCCGATATTTCTTTACAAATGGGACTACAAGGAATAGCTTTTATGCACAGTGATTTGGGAGGTTTTGCAGGAAAAAATGAAGACGATGAATTGTATGCTCGTTGGTTGCAATATGGCGTTTTTAACCCAATTTACAGACCTCACGCTGATGAAAATGTACCAAGCGAACCGGTTTACAGAAGCGAAAAAGCAAAAAATTTAGCCAAAAAAGCGATTGAATTGCGTTACGCTTTGCTTCCTTATAATTACAATTTGGTTTTCGAAAATCATAAAAACGGAACTCCTTTAATGCGACCATTATTTTTTGAAGAACCAGAAAATCAAAAATTGTACACGTATAATACCGCTTATTTTTGGGGCAAAGATTTCTTAATTTCTCCGATTTTAAATAAAGGACAAAAAGAACAAAGCATTTATTTTCCTAAAAATTCTGATTGGGTAAATTTCTATACCGATGAGAAAATTTTAGGCGGAACTACTCAGACTTTTGCCACAGAAGAAGATAAAATCCCAACTTTTGTAAGAGCTGGAGCGATAATTCCGATGGCGAAACCGATGCAATCTACCAAGGAATATGATGGAAATACATTGATTCTTCATTATTATTTTGACGAAAAAGTAAAAGAAACCAAACTTAAATTGTACAATGACGATGGTTTACAAAACGGAGCCTACGAAAAAGGACAATTTGAAATGATGGAATTTGAAGCTAAAACCAACGGAAAAACCATTACTTTTGAACTGGGAAATGAAGTTGGTGCTAACTTTTCTGCAAAATCTAAAAATATAGAACTCGTTATTCACCATGTTTCTAAAAATCCAAATTCTATAAAAGCAGGTTGTAAAAAATTAGAATACACTTATGATTCTGAGAAGAAAACTTTGAAAGTGAATTTGGTTTGGGATTCTGCGAAAGAAAGTAAAGTGAAAATAAAATTATAA
- the aceA gene encoding isocitrate lyase encodes MNRQEQIQALEKEWRENPRWSGITRPYSAEEVLKLRGKYKLDYTIATQMSELLWKKLNNQDFVAGLGALTGNQAVQEVDAGLEAIYLSGWQVAADANLSGEMYPDQSLYPANSVPAVVKKINNALLRADQIQSVNGGGEKDYLVPIVADAEAGFGGNLNAFELMKQMIEAGAAGVHFEDQLSSAKKCGHLGGKVLVPTQEAINKLIAARLAADVCGVPTVLVARTDADAADLLTSDIDERDHKFVTGARTSEGFFQVNCGVEQGIDRGLSYAPYADLIWMETSNPDLDYARRFAEGIHAKFPDKMLAYNCSPSFNWAAKLTVPEMETFREELAKMGYKFQFITLAGFHALNTAMFELALAYKERGMAGYSELQEREFALQAKGFRAVKHQSFVGTGYFDAVQTVVTAGNSSTTALAGSTEAEQFH; translated from the coding sequence ATGAACAGACAAGAACAAATCCAAGCGCTCGAAAAAGAATGGAGAGAAAATCCAAGATGGAGCGGAATTACAAGACCTTATTCGGCTGAAGAAGTGTTAAAACTCAGAGGAAAGTACAAGTTAGATTATACCATCGCTACTCAAATGTCTGAGTTGCTTTGGAAAAAGCTAAACAATCAAGATTTTGTTGCAGGTTTAGGTGCTTTAACAGGAAATCAGGCAGTTCAAGAAGTGGATGCAGGTTTAGAAGCGATTTATCTTTCTGGTTGGCAAGTTGCCGCAGACGCGAATCTTTCTGGAGAAATGTATCCTGACCAATCGCTTTATCCTGCGAATTCGGTTCCTGCTGTGGTTAAAAAAATCAATAATGCACTTTTGAGAGCAGATCAAATTCAGTCTGTAAATGGAGGTGGTGAAAAAGATTATTTGGTTCCAATCGTTGCAGATGCAGAAGCTGGTTTCGGAGGAAATCTGAATGCTTTTGAATTGATGAAACAAATGATAGAAGCTGGTGCAGCTGGTGTTCACTTCGAAGATCAATTGTCTTCTGCTAAAAAATGTGGACATTTGGGTGGAAAAGTTTTGGTTCCTACTCAAGAAGCGATCAATAAATTGATTGCAGCAAGATTAGCCGCAGATGTTTGCGGAGTTCCTACGGTTTTAGTGGCGCGAACAGATGCAGATGCAGCAGATTTATTGACTTCTGATATTGATGAAAGAGACCATAAATTTGTAACTGGTGCAAGAACTTCTGAAGGTTTCTTCCAAGTGAATTGTGGTGTGGAGCAAGGTATTGATAGAGGACTTTCTTATGCGCCTTATGCAGATTTAATTTGGATGGAAACTTCTAACCCAGATTTAGATTATGCAAGAAGATTTGCAGAAGGAATTCATGCGAAATTCCCAGATAAAATGTTGGCTTACAACTGTTCTCCATCTTTCAATTGGGCAGCAAAATTAACCGTTCCTGAAATGGAAACATTCCGTGAAGAATTAGCAAAAATGGGATACAAATTCCAATTTATCACTTTGGCGGGTTTCCACGCTTTGAATACTGCAATGTTCGAATTGGCATTGGCTTACAAAGAAAGAGGAATGGCGGGTTACAGCGAATTACAGGAAAGAGAATTTGCATTACAAGCGAAAGGTTTCCGTGCAGTGAAACACCAAAGTTTCGTGGGAACAGGTTATTTTGATGCGGTTCAAACCGTTGTTACAGCAGGAAATTCTTCTACAACAGCTTTAGCTGGTTCTACGGAAGCGGAGCAGTTTCATTAA
- the aceB gene encoding malate synthase A has product MESNFKITAAHHYPEIFSEELVKFLVHLHKKFNQDRLELLSARKMVQQNIDEGVFPKFPEETAGIREENWICSRLPKDLQDRRVEITGPVDRKMIINALNSGASTFMADFEDSNSPTWKNCMEGQINLTDAINRKIDFVNKEGKPYQLNENLATLIVRPRGLHLEEKNITINGEKASGSLIDFGIYFFRNAKKLLENGSGPYFYLPKLEHYKEARWWNEIFNFSQNYLGISQGTIKATVLIETITASFQLDEILYELKEHSSGLNCGRWDYIFSYIKKFRNHKEFLVPDRDQVTMTSPFMSAYSKRVIQVCHKRGVHAMGGMAAQIPVKNNEEENELAYAKVRADKEREVKNGHDGTWVAHPGLVPVAKKIFDEFMPTPNQIDKKHEDYHISEADLLEVPKGEITEKGVRKNINVGILYIESWLMGTGAAALYNLMEDAATAEISRTQVWQWLKNQAKLNDGRTLTQEMVLEFEKEELENIKKYVGENRYEKGKFDLATKLFNELVFDENFEDFLTLKAYPFI; this is encoded by the coding sequence ATGGAATCTAATTTTAAAATAACAGCCGCTCATCATTATCCCGAAATTTTCTCGGAAGAATTGGTGAAATTTTTGGTTCACTTGCATAAAAAATTTAATCAAGACAGATTAGAATTGTTGTCTGCAAGAAAAATGGTACAACAAAATATAGATGAAGGTGTTTTTCCAAAATTTCCAGAAGAAACCGCAGGAATTAGAGAAGAAAATTGGATATGCAGCAGATTGCCAAAAGATTTACAAGACAGACGTGTAGAAATTACAGGTCCTGTTGATAGAAAGATGATTATCAATGCTTTGAATTCTGGAGCGTCTACTTTTATGGCAGATTTCGAAGATTCTAATTCGCCAACTTGGAAAAATTGCATGGAAGGTCAAATTAACCTTACGGATGCGATTAATAGAAAAATAGATTTTGTAAATAAGGAAGGTAAACCTTATCAACTTAATGAAAATTTGGCAACGCTAATTGTAAGGCCAAGAGGACTCCATTTAGAAGAAAAAAATATTACAATAAATGGAGAAAAAGCTTCTGGCTCTCTGATTGATTTCGGAATTTATTTTTTCAGAAATGCGAAGAAATTATTAGAAAACGGAAGTGGTCCTTATTTCTATTTACCAAAATTAGAGCACTATAAAGAAGCACGATGGTGGAATGAGATCTTCAATTTCTCACAAAATTATTTAGGTATTTCTCAAGGCACTATTAAGGCCACAGTTCTCATCGAAACCATTACTGCTTCTTTTCAGCTCGATGAAATTTTATACGAACTCAAAGAACACAGTTCTGGACTCAATTGTGGAAGATGGGATTACATTTTCTCGTACATCAAAAAATTCAGAAATCACAAGGAATTTTTAGTTCCAGACAGAGATCAAGTGACCATGACTTCGCCTTTTATGAGTGCCTATTCTAAACGGGTAATTCAAGTTTGTCATAAACGTGGAGTTCATGCAATGGGAGGAATGGCAGCGCAAATTCCAGTAAAAAATAATGAAGAAGAAAACGAATTGGCATATGCAAAAGTTCGTGCAGACAAAGAGCGTGAAGTGAAAAACGGTCACGATGGAACTTGGGTAGCTCATCCTGGTTTGGTTCCTGTAGCGAAGAAAATTTTTGACGAATTTATGCCAACACCAAATCAAATAGATAAAAAACACGAAGATTATCATATTTCAGAGGCAGATTTATTAGAAGTTCCAAAAGGTGAAATCACCGAAAAAGGCGTGAGAAAAAACATCAACGTTGGAATTCTTTATATAGAATCTTGGCTCATGGGAACTGGTGCGGCTGCATTATATAATTTAATGGAAGATGCTGCCACTGCAGAAATTTCTAGAACTCAAGTTTGGCAATGGCTAAAAAATCAAGCAAAACTTAATGACGGAAGAACATTGACCCAAGAAATGGTTCTTGAATTTGAGAAAGAAGAACTCGAAAATATCAAAAAATATGTAGGCGAAAATCGTTACGAAAAAGGAAAATTCGATTTGGCAACAAAACTCTTTAATGAGTTGGTTTTCGATGAAAATTTTGAAGATTTTTTAACCTTAAAAGCGTATCCGTTTATTTAA
- a CDS encoding helix-turn-helix domain-containing protein codes for MSSESDFIKTVFGLKLRQQRQKKNWSLQDLADKTKLSKSYLNEIENGKKYPKHDKIIQLADVLNCKFDDLVSTKLDKNLAPFSEILQSDFFKEIPLELFGINKNTLINIISEAPKKVTAFINTLIEISQNYNLGKERFYFAVVRSFQELYDNHFPDIEEKAKNFAEENQLKLGRNIDIKHLEKILIDVFDYEIKSEDFEQYGTLNHLRSLYVPEKKLLLLNRLLDENQKTFILAKEIGFQVLELNPRPNTYSWLDFTSFEELLSNFYASYFAGCILIPKDELIEKTEEFFDEPDFNSQKFDDLIAHFTNSPETFYYRLTNLLSAEFGIKDLFYLCFVKKKNTDKVQILKELHLNQQQAPHGNATNEHYCRRWIAIKNLKELKENETATSAQISHYKDSGLSYLVISTSHRNPFSDGTNRSYCLGILLNSNSLKKIKFAKNDSIKSEDVGVTCETCSISDCEVRKAPPTRLEKEHFNESMKKAIAKIRKEVL; via the coding sequence ATGAGTAGCGAAAGTGATTTTATCAAGACCGTTTTTGGTTTAAAACTGAGACAACAGAGACAAAAGAAAAATTGGTCTCTGCAAGATTTAGCAGACAAAACCAAACTTTCTAAATCTTATCTCAACGAAATAGAAAACGGAAAAAAATACCCTAAACATGACAAAATCATTCAGTTAGCCGATGTATTGAATTGTAAATTTGACGATCTAGTCTCTACCAAATTGGATAAAAACCTCGCTCCATTTAGTGAGATTTTACAAAGTGATTTCTTCAAAGAAATTCCTCTAGAACTTTTTGGAATCAATAAGAATACACTCATTAATATCATCAGTGAAGCGCCCAAAAAAGTAACTGCTTTTATCAACACTTTGATTGAAATTTCTCAAAATTACAATCTCGGAAAAGAGCGTTTTTACTTCGCCGTGGTGAGAAGTTTTCAAGAATTATACGACAATCACTTCCCCGATATCGAAGAAAAAGCCAAAAATTTCGCCGAAGAAAATCAATTAAAGCTTGGGAGAAATATTGACATCAAACATTTAGAAAAAATCCTGATTGATGTTTTCGACTATGAAATAAAATCCGAAGATTTTGAACAATACGGAACCTTAAATCATCTTCGTTCGCTTTACGTTCCTGAGAAAAAATTATTGCTTCTGAATCGTTTGCTTGACGAGAATCAAAAAACCTTTATTCTAGCCAAAGAAATTGGGTTTCAAGTTTTAGAACTTAATCCAAGACCAAATACTTATTCTTGGTTAGATTTTACCAGTTTTGAAGAATTATTGAGCAATTTCTACGCTTCCTATTTTGCAGGTTGTATTCTGATACCAAAAGATGAATTGATTGAAAAAACAGAAGAATTCTTTGACGAACCAGACTTTAATTCTCAAAAATTTGATGATTTAATCGCTCATTTCACCAATTCTCCTGAAACTTTTTATTACCGATTAACCAATTTACTTTCAGCAGAATTTGGGATAAAAGACTTATTTTATTTGTGTTTCGTCAAAAAGAAAAATACAGATAAAGTTCAAATTCTCAAGGAATTACACCTAAATCAACAACAAGCTCCTCACGGAAATGCGACTAACGAACATTATTGCAGACGCTGGATTGCCATTAAAAATCTAAAAGAACTAAAAGAAAACGAGACCGCAACTTCTGCACAAATTTCCCATTACAAAGATTCTGGACTGAGCTATCTGGTCATTTCTACCTCGCACAGAAATCCTTTCTCAGACGGAACCAACAGAAGTTACTGCTTGGGAATTTTACTGAATTCAAACTCTTTGAAAAAAATAAAATTTGCGAAAAACGACAGCATTAAATCTGAAGATGTAGGCGTAACCTGCGAAACTTGTAGCATCTCTGATTGCGAAGTAAGAAAAGCACCACCAACCCGATTAGAAAAAGAACACTTCAATGAAAGCATGAAAAAAGCGATTGCAAAAATCAGAAAAGAAGTGCTTTAA
- a CDS encoding putative DNA modification/repair radical SAM protein translates to MNFDRIKEKLEILADAAKYDVSCSSSGGNRKNKGGLGNSHTAGICHSFTEDGRCISLLKILLTNHCIYDCLYCVSRKSNDIKRAAFTVEEVVDLTMNFYRRNYIEGLFLSSGIFKNADFTMERLVRIAKKLREEHNFNGYIHLKTIPGASDELIREAGLYADRLSINLEIPTESGLKLLAPEKSHQDMIKPMGFIKNALTVYQEERKIFRKVPKFAPAGQSTQMIVGATNETDLKIIHVAKHFYQNYNMKRVYYSGYVPVLEDKNLPSIHAQVPMQRENRLYQADWLMRFYGFDANEILDKNHPFLDLEVDPKLAWALRNREKFPININTAPKELLLRIPGVGVTSVNKILMARKFQKLNLEHLKKMGVATNRAKYFIEFESQNIFNRLIDEQNFRQIIVKGMKSKWQNPFSEQLSLF, encoded by the coding sequence ATGAATTTCGACAGAATAAAAGAAAAATTAGAAATCCTTGCAGACGCTGCTAAATACGACGTTTCCTGCTCTTCGAGTGGTGGAAATCGTAAAAACAAGGGCGGACTAGGCAACAGTCATACTGCGGGAATTTGTCACTCCTTTACTGAAGATGGCAGATGTATTTCTTTGCTCAAAATTCTCTTGACCAATCATTGCATTTACGACTGTTTATATTGCGTTTCCAGAAAATCAAACGATATAAAACGGGCTGCTTTCACGGTGGAAGAAGTGGTAGATCTCACCATGAATTTTTACCGCAGAAATTATATTGAGGGCTTATTTTTAAGCTCTGGAATTTTTAAAAATGCAGATTTCACCATGGAACGATTGGTGAGAATTGCCAAAAAACTGAGAGAAGAGCATAACTTCAATGGCTACATTCACCTAAAAACCATTCCTGGCGCAAGTGATGAATTAATTAGAGAAGCTGGCCTGTATGCAGACAGACTTTCCATTAATTTGGAAATTCCTACAGAATCTGGCTTAAAACTTCTCGCTCCTGAAAAATCTCATCAAGACATGATAAAACCGATGGGTTTTATTAAAAATGCTTTAACGGTTTATCAAGAAGAAAGAAAAATTTTCAGAAAAGTTCCGAAATTCGCTCCAGCTGGTCAATCTACCCAAATGATTGTAGGCGCAACCAATGAAACCGACCTCAAAATTATTCATGTAGCCAAACATTTTTACCAAAATTACAACATGAAACGGGTGTACTATTCTGGTTACGTTCCTGTTTTAGAAGATAAAAATTTACCTTCCATTCATGCGCAAGTTCCGATGCAAAGGGAAAACCGACTGTATCAAGCGGATTGGTTGATGCGTTTTTATGGTTTTGATGCTAATGAAATTTTAGACAAAAACCATCCGTTTCTAGATTTAGAAGTAGACCCAAAATTAGCTTGGGCGCTGAGAAACAGAGAAAAATTCCCAATAAATATCAATACTGCTCCGAAAGAATTGCTGTTAAGAATTCCTGGAGTGGGCGTAACTTCTGTAAATAAAATTCTGATGGCGAGAAAATTTCAGAAACTGAATTTAGAACACCTCAAAAAAATGGGTGTTGCGACCAACAGAGCCAAATATTTTATAGAATTTGAAAGTCAAAATATTTTCAACCGATTGATTGACGAGCAGAATTTCAGACAAATCATTGTAAAAGGAATGAAATCTAAATGGCAAAATCCGTTTTCGGAGCAGTTGAGTTTGTTTTAA
- a CDS encoding TIGR03915 family putative DNA repair protein codes for MTTLLYDSTFEGLMTTVFEVFEYKYDVVEIVAQQNYSQENFFAETHEVITDFTKSDRVLKKLDQNLGKQGISQLMMVYFSERKDFERLILSAVRHSIKHPKQNILQDFGNEDILEISKICRSVSRERHRMLAFVRFELLQDEVYFAKIEPDFNVLPLIRKHFKERYADQKWMIFDLKRHYGIFYDLKEVHFFTPDSSQLQNFRNSEQFHHEEEKKYQTLWQRYFVKTGIPERKNMKLHIQWVPKRYWKYLTEKY; via the coding sequence TTGACCACCCTACTCTACGATTCCACTTTTGAAGGATTAATGACGACTGTATTTGAAGTTTTCGAGTACAAATATGATGTGGTGGAAATTGTGGCTCAACAAAATTACAGTCAAGAGAATTTCTTTGCAGAAACGCATGAAGTGATTACTGATTTTACCAAATCTGACCGAGTTCTGAAAAAATTAGATCAAAACCTAGGAAAGCAAGGCATTTCTCAACTCATGATGGTTTATTTCTCGGAGAGAAAAGACTTTGAACGATTAATTTTGAGCGCAGTTCGACATTCTATAAAACATCCAAAACAAAATATTTTACAAGATTTTGGGAATGAAGATATTCTAGAAATTTCTAAAATTTGCAGAAGCGTAAGTAGAGAACGACACAGAATGCTGGCTTTTGTACGTTTTGAATTATTACAAGACGAAGTGTATTTTGCCAAAATAGAACCTGATTTTAATGTTTTACCACTTATTAGAAAACATTTTAAAGAAAGATACGCTGACCAAAAATGGATGATTTTCGATTTGAAAAGACATTACGGAATTTTCTATGATTTAAAAGAAGTTCATTTTTTCACGCCTGATTCTTCTCAATTGCAAAATTTCAGAAATTCTGAACAATTCCATCACGAGGAAGAGAAAAAATACCAAACACTTTGGCAACGTTACTTTGTAAAAACAGGAATTCCTGAAAGAAAAAACATGAAACTTCATATTCAGTGGGTTCCGAAACGTTATTGGAAATACTTAACTGAAAAGTACTAA
- a CDS encoding Crp/Fnr family transcriptional regulator, with protein MSEILRRQIEKITPLTDQEFEYILSHFTLKKFKKHQILIQEGDTVQNDYFVMNGLLKASYLNQEGKEHIMQFAMEDWWITDYQAYFNQTEATFTIDALESTEVLTLSLYNREKLCADMHKIEHFFRKKSNNGYIALQRRILSLLNSNAKERYEQFISQYPTLLQRLPKTLIASYLGVSRETLSRLSV; from the coding sequence ATGAGTGAGATTTTAAGACGTCAAATTGAGAAAATTACGCCATTAACTGACCAGGAGTTCGAGTATATTCTGTCTCATTTTACCTTGAAAAAATTTAAAAAGCATCAGATTTTAATTCAAGAAGGAGATACCGTACAAAATGATTATTTTGTGATGAATGGTTTGTTAAAAGCATCTTACCTTAATCAAGAAGGGAAAGAGCACATCATGCAATTTGCAATGGAAGATTGGTGGATTACCGATTATCAGGCGTATTTTAATCAAACGGAAGCTACTTTTACCATTGATGCATTAGAATCTACCGAAGTACTTACTTTGTCTCTCTATAACCGAGAGAAACTCTGTGCAGATATGCATAAAATAGAACATTTTTTCAGGAAAAAGTCTAATAATGGTTATATCGCACTCCAAAGAAGGATTTTGTCTTTGCTGAATAGCAATGCCAAAGAACGCTACGAACAATTTATTTCTCAATATCCTACACTTTTACAACGATTGCCCAAAACATTAATCGCTTCGTATTTAGGTGTTTCCAGAGAAACCTTGAGTCGGCTTTCGGTGTAA
- a CDS encoding type 1 glutamine amidotransferase domain-containing protein yields MSKKVLFVVTSHDKLGNTGESTGYYLGEVTHPWAVLVDAGYEIDFVSPKGGNPPYYGNTPDDKVNERFLADEYYQNKIQNTMTPAEVHPDEYVGIFYAGGHGTMWDFPDNEELAVIAQKIYEKNGIVSAVCHGPAGLVNIKLSNGKYLVDGKKINAFTNEEEAAVKLDDVVPFRLESKLIERGAKFEKSGLWQTHVTVDERVVTGQNPQSAHAVGEAVLEELKKLQ; encoded by the coding sequence ATGAGCAAAAAAGTATTATTCGTGGTTACGAGCCACGACAAATTAGGAAACACTGGTGAATCTACCGGGTATTATTTAGGTGAAGTTACGCATCCTTGGGCTGTATTAGTAGATGCTGGTTACGAAATAGATTTCGTGAGTCCAAAAGGTGGAAACCCGCCATATTATGGAAATACTCCAGATGATAAGGTTAATGAAAGATTTTTAGCAGATGAGTATTATCAAAATAAAATTCAGAATACCATGACCCCTGCAGAAGTACATCCTGATGAATATGTGGGGATTTTTTATGCTGGAGGTCACGGTACGATGTGGGATTTTCCAGATAATGAAGAATTGGCAGTAATCGCACAAAAAATCTACGAAAAAAATGGAATCGTAAGTGCGGTTTGTCACGGTCCTGCTGGATTGGTGAATATTAAACTCAGCAATGGAAAATATCTGGTAGATGGCAAAAAAATCAATGCTTTCACCAATGAAGAAGAAGCTGCTGTGAAATTGGATGATGTGGTTCCATTTAGATTAGAATCTAAATTAATTGAACGCGGAGCCAAGTTTGAAAAATCTGGCTTATGGCAGACTCACGTTACCGTAGACGAAAGAGTGGTAACAGGACAAAATCCTCAATCTGCTCATGCAGTTGGCGAAGCTGTTTTAGAAGAACTTAAAAAACTTCAATAG